In a genomic window of Lycium ferocissimum isolate CSIRO_LF1 chromosome 9, AGI_CSIRO_Lferr_CH_V1, whole genome shotgun sequence:
- the LOC132030686 gene encoding probable trehalase isoform X1, with translation MDKATIFMIFTLFVLFTAMNMIKAENCKKGHVIPTTPLVIFLEKVQEAALQAYGHKGFDPKLFVDMSLRKNLSVTVEAFNKLPRTVNGSISANDLDGFIGNYLGGADEDLIYVEPVDYVAEPDGFLPKVKNTEVRAWALEVHSLWKNLSRKVSDNVLEKPELYTLLPLKNPVIIPGSRFKEVYYWDSYWVIRGLLASKMCETAKGIVNNLISLIDEFGYVLNGARAYYSNRSQPPVLAGMIVDIYNRTGDLDFARTSLPALLKEYHFWNSGIHKVTIQDAQGSNHSLSRYYAMWNKPRPESSTIDSETASKLPNICEKRELYRELASAAESGWDFSSRWMRNESDLTTTSTTSILPVDLNAFLLKMELDIAFLANLVGESSTVALFTEASQNRQKAMNCIFWNAEMGQWLDYWLTDSNTSEDIYIWEDLHQNKKSFASNFVPLWTENLISDNITTQKVVRSLQSSGLLQPAGIAMTLSNTGQQWDFPNGWPPLEHIIIEGLTRSGLEEARALAKDIAVRWLRTNYVTYRKTGAMHEKYDVTKCGAYGGGGEYKPQTGFGWANGVVLALLEEFGWPEDLKIDC, from the exons ATGGATAAAGCTacaatttttatgatttttactTTGTTTGTGTTATTCACAGCCATGAATATGATTAAAGCTGAAAATTGTAAAAAGGGTCATGTAATTCCAACAACCCCTTTagtgatttttcttgaaaaagttCAAGAAGCTGCTCTTCAAGCTTATGGCCATAAAGGGTTTGACCCCAAACTTTTTGTTGATATGTCACTGAGAAAGAATCTTTCAGTAACAGTTGAAGCTTTTAATAAGCTTCCAAGAACCGTGAATGGTTCAATATCAGCAAATGATTTGGATGGATTTATAG GTAATTATTTGGGTGGTGCTGATGAGGATTTGATTTATGTTGAGCCTGTGGATTATGTGGCTGAGCCTGATGGTTTTTTACCAAAGGTGAAGAATACTGAAGTGAGGGCTTGGGCATTGGAGGTGCATTCACTTTGGAAGAATTTAAGTAGGAAAGTGTCTGATAATGTATTGGAAAAACCAGAGTTGTATACTTTGCTTCCATTGAAaaatccagttattataccGGGATCGCGGTTTAAGGAGGTTTATTACTGGGATTCTTATTGGGTAATAAG GGGCTTGTTAGCAAGCAAGATGTGTGAAACTGCAAAAGGGATTGTAAATAATCTGATTTCTCTGATAGATGAATTTGGTTATGTTCTTAATGGTGCAAGAGCATACTACAGTAATAGAAG TCAGCCTCCTGTCCTGGCCGGGATGATTGTCGACATATACAATCGAACAGGTGATTTAGATTTTGCTAGAACATCTCTTCCTGCTTTACTCAAGGAGTATCACTTTTGGAATTCAG GAATACATAAAGTAACTATTCAAGATGCTCAGGGATCAAACCACAGTTTGAGTCGTTACTATGCTATGTGGAATAAACCCCGGCCAGAATCGTCAACTATT GACAGTGAAACAGCTTCCAAACTCCCAAATATATGTGAAAAAAGAGAATTATACCGCGAGCTGGCATCAGCTGCTGAAAGTGGATGGGATTTCAGTTCAAGATGGATGAG GAACGAATCTGATCTCACAACAActagtacaacatcaattttaCCAGTTGATTTGAATGCATTCCTTCTGAAG ATGGAACTTGACATAGCCTTTCTTGCAAATCTTGTTGGAGAGAGTAGCACGGTTGCACTATTTACAGAAGCTTCTCAAAATAGACAAAAGGCCATGAACTGTATCTTTTGGAATGCAGAGATGGGGCAATGGCTTGATTACTGGCTTACTGACAGCAACACATCCGAG GATATTTATATATGGGAAGATTTGCACCAGAACAAGAAGTCATTTGCCTCTAACTTTGTTCCTTTGTGGACTGAAAATCTAATTTCAG ataatATCACAACTCAGAAAGTAGTTCGAAGTCTCCAGAGCTCGGGCTTGCTTCAACCTGCAGGGATTGCAATGACCTTGTCGAATACAGGACAGCAATG GGATTTTCCGAATGGTTGGCCTCCccttgaacacataattatcgAAGGTCTCACAAGATCTGGACTAGAAGAGGCAAGAGCCTTAGCTAAAGACATTGCTGTGCGCTGGTTACGAACGAACTATGTGACTTACAGGAAAACCGGTGCAATGCATGAAAAATATGATGTCACAAAATGTGGAGCATACGGAGGTGGTGGAGAATATAAACCCCAA ACGGGTTTTGGATGGGCGAATGGTGTTGTACTTGCACTTTTGGAGGAATTTGGTTGGCCTGAAGACTTGAAGATTGACTGCTAG
- the LOC132030686 gene encoding probable trehalase isoform X2 — protein MDKATIFMIFTLFVLFTAMNMIKAENCKKGHVIPTTPLVIFLEKVQEAALQAYGHKGFDPKLFVDMSLRKNLSVTVEAFNKLPRTVNGSISANDLDGFIGNYLGGADEDLIYVEPVDYVAEPDGFLPKVKNTEVRAWALEVHSLWKNLSRKVSDNVLEKPELYTLLPLKNPVIIPGSRFKEVYYWDSYWVIRGLLASKMCETAKGIVNNLISLIDEFGYVLNGARAYYSNRSQPPVLAGMIVDIYNRTGIHKVTIQDAQGSNHSLSRYYAMWNKPRPESSTIDSETASKLPNICEKRELYRELASAAESGWDFSSRWMRNESDLTTTSTTSILPVDLNAFLLKMELDIAFLANLVGESSTVALFTEASQNRQKAMNCIFWNAEMGQWLDYWLTDSNTSEDIYIWEDLHQNKKSFASNFVPLWTENLISDNITTQKVVRSLQSSGLLQPAGIAMTLSNTGQQWDFPNGWPPLEHIIIEGLTRSGLEEARALAKDIAVRWLRTNYVTYRKTGAMHEKYDVTKCGAYGGGGEYKPQTGFGWANGVVLALLEEFGWPEDLKIDC, from the exons ATGGATAAAGCTacaatttttatgatttttactTTGTTTGTGTTATTCACAGCCATGAATATGATTAAAGCTGAAAATTGTAAAAAGGGTCATGTAATTCCAACAACCCCTTTagtgatttttcttgaaaaagttCAAGAAGCTGCTCTTCAAGCTTATGGCCATAAAGGGTTTGACCCCAAACTTTTTGTTGATATGTCACTGAGAAAGAATCTTTCAGTAACAGTTGAAGCTTTTAATAAGCTTCCAAGAACCGTGAATGGTTCAATATCAGCAAATGATTTGGATGGATTTATAG GTAATTATTTGGGTGGTGCTGATGAGGATTTGATTTATGTTGAGCCTGTGGATTATGTGGCTGAGCCTGATGGTTTTTTACCAAAGGTGAAGAATACTGAAGTGAGGGCTTGGGCATTGGAGGTGCATTCACTTTGGAAGAATTTAAGTAGGAAAGTGTCTGATAATGTATTGGAAAAACCAGAGTTGTATACTTTGCTTCCATTGAAaaatccagttattataccGGGATCGCGGTTTAAGGAGGTTTATTACTGGGATTCTTATTGGGTAATAAG GGGCTTGTTAGCAAGCAAGATGTGTGAAACTGCAAAAGGGATTGTAAATAATCTGATTTCTCTGATAGATGAATTTGGTTATGTTCTTAATGGTGCAAGAGCATACTACAGTAATAGAAG TCAGCCTCCTGTCCTGGCCGGGATGATTGTCGACATATACAATCGAACAG GAATACATAAAGTAACTATTCAAGATGCTCAGGGATCAAACCACAGTTTGAGTCGTTACTATGCTATGTGGAATAAACCCCGGCCAGAATCGTCAACTATT GACAGTGAAACAGCTTCCAAACTCCCAAATATATGTGAAAAAAGAGAATTATACCGCGAGCTGGCATCAGCTGCTGAAAGTGGATGGGATTTCAGTTCAAGATGGATGAG GAACGAATCTGATCTCACAACAActagtacaacatcaattttaCCAGTTGATTTGAATGCATTCCTTCTGAAG ATGGAACTTGACATAGCCTTTCTTGCAAATCTTGTTGGAGAGAGTAGCACGGTTGCACTATTTACAGAAGCTTCTCAAAATAGACAAAAGGCCATGAACTGTATCTTTTGGAATGCAGAGATGGGGCAATGGCTTGATTACTGGCTTACTGACAGCAACACATCCGAG GATATTTATATATGGGAAGATTTGCACCAGAACAAGAAGTCATTTGCCTCTAACTTTGTTCCTTTGTGGACTGAAAATCTAATTTCAG ataatATCACAACTCAGAAAGTAGTTCGAAGTCTCCAGAGCTCGGGCTTGCTTCAACCTGCAGGGATTGCAATGACCTTGTCGAATACAGGACAGCAATG GGATTTTCCGAATGGTTGGCCTCCccttgaacacataattatcgAAGGTCTCACAAGATCTGGACTAGAAGAGGCAAGAGCCTTAGCTAAAGACATTGCTGTGCGCTGGTTACGAACGAACTATGTGACTTACAGGAAAACCGGTGCAATGCATGAAAAATATGATGTCACAAAATGTGGAGCATACGGAGGTGGTGGAGAATATAAACCCCAA ACGGGTTTTGGATGGGCGAATGGTGTTGTACTTGCACTTTTGGAGGAATTTGGTTGGCCTGAAGACTTGAAGATTGACTGCTAG
- the LOC132030687 gene encoding short-chain dehydrogenase TIC 32 A, chloroplastic-like — protein sequence MLETVKYLLGSAGPSGYGSKSTAEKVTEQSTDLRSITAIITGATSGIGAETARVLAKRGAKLILPARSIKAAEETKVRILSESPEAEIIVMALDLSSLSSVRKFVTEFEYLNFPLNLLINNAGKFAHQHAISEDGIEMTFATNYLGHFLLTKLLLKKIMETAEKTGVQGRIVNVSSSIHGWFSGDAIQYLRLITKDKSQYDATRAYALSKLANVLHTKELAQILKKMGANVTVNCVHPGIVRTRLTREREGLVTDLVFFLTSKLLKTIPQAAATTCYVATHPRLEDVSGKYFADCNEVSSSKLGSNLTEAARIWSASEIMVAKYSNAN from the exons atgcttgagACGGTTAAGTACCTGCTTGGTTCTGCCGGCCCTAGCGGTTACGGTTCCAAATCCACCGCGGAGAAAGTCACCGAACAATCAACTGATCTTCGCTCCATCACCGCTATTATCACCG GTGCTACGTCAGGTATTGGAGCGGAGACAGCGAGAGTTCTAGCCAAACGCGGTGCTAAGTTGATTTTACCAGCTCGTAGCATAAAAGCAGCTGAAGAAACCAAAGTTCGAATTCTTTCTGAATCACCAGAAGCAGAGATTATCGTTATGGCTCTCGATCTTAGTTCTCTCAGTTCCGTACGAAAGTTCGTTACCGAATTTGAATATCTTAATTTTCCTCTCAATCTTCTCAT AAATAACGCCGGGAAATTCGCTCACCAGCACGCCATTTCTGAGGACGGAATTGAGATGACTTTTGCTACTAATTACCTAG GCCATTTCCTTTTAACGAAGCTTTTACTGAAGAAGATAATGGAAACGGCTGAAAAAACCGGTGTTCAAGGAAGAATAGTGAATGTATCGTCAAGCATCCATGGCTGGTTTTCCGGCGATGCAATTCAGTACCTCAGACTCATTACTAAAGACAAAAG TCAATACGATGCGACACGTGCATATGCTCTCTCGAAGCTGGCTAATGTTTTGCATACCAAGGAGCTGGCTCAGATATTAAAA AAAATGGGGGCAAATGTGACAGTCAATTGTGTTCATCCTGGGATTGTGAGAACTAGACTCACTAGAGAACGCGAAGGCCTTGTCACtg ATCTGGTATTCTTTTTGACCTCAAAGCTCTTGAAGACTATTCCCCAG GCAGCTGCTACAACTTGCTATGTTGCAACTCATCCAAGACTTGAAGATGTGAGTGGAAAATATTTTGCAGACTGTAATGAAGTTTCTTCTTCAAAGTTGGGTTCCAATTTAACAGAAGCAGCACGCATATGGTCAGCCTCAGAGATTATGGTCgctaaatattcaaatgcaaaTTAA